The DNA window GGTGACCAGCACAACCTTGGGGTAGTGGACGGTGTCGTCTGGTGAACGACCCTGCGAATCCATCCGGTCAGCCTAGCGACCGAGCAGCAGAGCTACTTGCCGAGTTTTCTGCGCTGAACCCTGGTGCGACGAAGCAGCTTGCGGTGCTTCTTCTTCGACATACGCTTACGCCGCTTCTTAATGACTGAACCCATGGACTCCGCTACCTAGATGTATATGCGCACTTCTGTGCACCACGCACTCCCTGTGCACTCCGCGCACGTGACTCGACCAGCCACCTTACCTGGGTGGCCCAGGTAAACGAAAAGGGCCGGCGACATCGGACTCGGTGGTCAAACGGCGCAGGGCGAGGACCAAACAATCAGCCTGCGTCGAAGTACGAGCTTTCGAGCATGTCGTGCACGGCCTTGGCGTGCACACGGAATGAGCGGCCGACACGCACGGCGGGCAGCTCTCCGTTGTGCACCAACCGATATACGGTCATCTTGCTGACTCGCATCAGACTCGCCACTTCCGCGACGGTGAGAAATTGAGCACGGGGCGGCTGGCCGTCGGACGCGCCGGAACCGGCACTGTCTCGCTTGCCGCTCGCCGAATCACGACCCGATGGCCCGTTCATAGACGTCATCGCAACCCATTCAGTTCAGGCACGAGCAGTCCCAGCAGCTTCCCCACCGCTGGCACCGACCCGTGCTTACACGAGGAGAATAGCGTGGCGTATGGGGTTACTGCGACGGGTGTGGGCTAATCAATTTGAATTGATTGAATTACTGAGATGTAATTCCTAGCTGCTCAGACCGGGTTTTTGCGGCTTCCACGGCCGACGCGACAGCCGCCCGCAAACCGCCCCTTTCGAGTTCCCGCAGACCAGCGGCGGTGGTACCACCGGGCGAGGTAACTGTCGCGCGCAGCTGCGCGGCGGTCGTGTCGATCGCGGAGCCCAGAAAAGTTCCGGCCACATCGCCGGACGGCTGAGCCTCATCGAGGCGCTCGAGCAGCATCGCGGCCGAACCCGCCATTGTTTGCACGACAAGATCGGTCGAAACCGACCGCGGCAGACCGGCCGCCACACCGGCATCCACCAAGGCCTCGACCATCAGAAAGAAGTAGGCCGGGCCCGACCCGGACACGGCGGTGACGGCGTCGAGTTGCGACTCCGGCACGGTCAGCACACCGCCGACCGCATCGAAGATCGCCGACACCTCCTTGAGGTGTTCCGCGGTCGCGAAACGGCCGGGCGCCAACGCGCTCACACCGCCGCCGACGACGACCGGGGCGTTGGGCATCACCCGGACGACAGGTGACCCCGCCGGCAACTTGTTCTCGTAGAACGCCGCCGTGACGCCGGCTGCGACGGTGACGAAAACCTTTTCGGCGGTATCGGTTTCGGCCCTCGCTGCGGCGTCGGCGATCTCAGCGACCAGACCCTCGACGTCGAACGGCTTCACCGCGACGATGACGTACGTCGCGGTGTCGACCGCGTCCTCCACCGTCGTGACCAGCACCGAATACTTCTCGGATAGGTACTTCGCCCGGCCGGGGTCCTTCTCGGCGACCACCAGGTCCTTGACCTGCCGACCGGCGCGCAGCATGCCTGACAGCAGCGCCTCACCCATACTTCCGCCGCCGATGATCCCGATTCTGGCCATGGAAGAAAGCATTGCAGACGCCGCGCGCGGTTACTGTGCGGGCGGCACCATCGCCAGCTGGCGGCTCTGCACGACGATGTGGCCCTCGCAGTCGACGACGATGTGGTCCTCGTCGAACCAGTCCTGGCCGATCTGCACCGTCGTACACAGCACCCGCAGCCAGCCGTCTGCGGGCAGTGCCCGCAGATAGGCCGTGAGTTGCACGGTGGGCGCCCAACCGAACCGGTTGACCCCGAACGTCACCGGAGCCGACACATCGCCGCACAGCAGGGCGAAAAGAACGTCGGGAGCGACGCCCTTCGGCCGCACCCAGTACTCGATGACCGGCGGGCCGCCGTCCGACCGCGGTTCCATGGTGGTCAGCGACGGTCGTATGTCACAGCCGTGCGCGAGATGGACGATGTCGGCCATCCGATGGCCAGGCCCGATCGGCTCGAGACCGGGCGGCGGTTCCGGCTGCATCAACGGGACGACGGGGTTGACTGATAACAGCGGCGGGACATGGTGTTCGGGCTCGCCGAGCGTGACAGAAGCCCGCACGGCGACCCTGTCCCCCTGGTTCAGCTCGACGTCGATCAGGCTGACGCGACGGCCGCGCTTGCGCACGGTCGTGTGCACCCGCATCGGACCGGGATCGGGCGCCCACAGGAAGTTCCCCGAGATCGCGATCGGCTGCACGTCACCGGCATGCTCGGTGCGGGCCGCGTTCGCGCACAGCGCCAGCATCGCCCCGCCGTGCACCTTCTCGCCGATGGTCCAATGCTCGTTCAACTCACCGTCATATGCGCCGTCGCCGGCACTGGTGAGCACCATGGCGTCGGTGAACAGGGTCGAGCTCGACATGTGCTTCCTAACCTCGGGTCAGCGCAGCAGATTTGCGCGGGCGAACTGTAGCGACTCGGCCAGCAGCGCCTCACGCTCACCGGCCGACCTCGCCCCCGACGTGGTCACCTCGAGGATCACATGACCGGAGAAGTTGCTTGCCGCCAGCATCTCGCAGACCTCGACGGTCGGTTGGGTGCCACGGCCGGGCACCAGATGTTCGTCCGCCGACGCGCCGCTGCCGTCGCACAGATGCAGGTGCACCAGGCCCTCACCCATCCTGTTCGCCATGTCGACGGCGTCGGTGCCTGCGGTCGCGGTGTGCGACAGGTCCAGCGTGTAGTGGGCGTGGTTGCCGTCCAGCGGGTCGTAGGACGGCGCGAACGCCGAGATACCCGGTCCCGGCTTACCGCCGCGCTTGCGCATGCGCTCGATCGACGTCTGGCCCGCACCGAAGAACCGGTCGGCGCGGAACGGAAACATGTTCTCCACCGCCACCAGCACATCGCTGGACGCCTCGAGTTCGGCGACCTGGTCGCTGAACCCTTCGGCGTATCTGCGTTGCCACCGGAACGGCGGATGGACCACTACGGTCTGAGCGCCGAGCTGTTCTGCGGCCCGTACGCTGCGCTCCAATTTCGGAATCGGATTTGCGCCCCACACCCGCTGCGAGATCAACAGGCACGGTGCGTGCACCGAAAGCACAGGCATCTCGTATCGCTCGGACAACTCGGCGATGGCATCGATGTCCTGGGAGACCGTCTCGGCCCACACCATCAGTTCGACGCCGTCATAGCCCAGTGTCGCGGCGTACTCGAAGGCGGCCTCGGTCCTCAGCGGATATACCGAGGCCGTCGACAGACCGACCTTGATTGCGGGGCGCACGTTGTCTATTCGGCGGCAGTAGTCGCCGTCAACCCGACTGCAGCAGCGCCAACGGGCCCAACGTGACCAGCGCGCCCACGGCGACCGCGATCAGCGTGCTGCCGATGTCCTCGGTCTTGCGCACCACCCGCACCCCAACCACCAGGCCGAGAATCACCAAGACGGACAGCACCAGCGCGACGATGTTGTTCCACTTCCACAGCTGGTCGAAGGCGACGAACAAACCGGCGCCGAATGCGACCGCCAGAACGCACTGCCCGACGATCCACACGCCGTGCATGAACGACGACATGGCTTTCGGCCGGGCCGTTTCGGCTTCATGGTCCGAGTCGGCGGTTGCGATGTCTGCCCGAGCCGGCGCTGTGCCGCCGCGGGCCAGGTCGTCGGCCACGGTCTGAGGGCCGCCGAACAAGGTACCCGCGGTGGCTCGCAGATACGGACGCGTGCTGTCGGGATCCTTGGCGTCATCCTCGAGGTCGCCGACCGCATCCACGGCATTGTCGTCCTCGTCGTCGTCCTCGTCGTCGTCGACCGGATCCGGGCTCATCTCCTCAGCGTCTGACCCGACCGCGTCGAATCGAGGCGGCGCGTAGCTCGAACGACGCGGTGGCGCAAAAAACTCCACGTCGACGTCGGTCTCTCGCTGCTGGATATGGGCGGCGTAGTCGGAGACCGCGTCGGCGTAGTCGTCGTCCGACTCATCGTCGGTCTTGCCTTCGATGTCGTCGTCGACCGATTCGGTGTCATCGACCGATTCGGTGTCGTCGACCAGATCGGTTTCGGTGTCTTGATGTTCGACCACACCGTTGCCGGTCGCGGGGCTTTTCAGCTCGACGGGCTCGACAGGCTCGACGGGTTCGTCGGGTTCGTCGGGTTCGTCGGCGACGGCCTCGGCGGGTTGGGTCTGCGGCTCCTCGACTTCCGGCGCAACCACCACGGGCTGCTGGTCGACGGGTTGATCGGCGACCGGGTGATCGGTGATGATCGGGATCTCGCCGGTCAACTCGGCGACGGAGATCGAGTCGGTGTCGCCGCGGCGGCGCCTGCGTCGACCGCCGTGCGGAGGGGCGCCGATGGTGCCGTTGCGCGCCAGCAACTCCGCAACCGAGATCGGTCGCGTGCTCTGGGTGTCTTCTGGTCCTGTCATCGTCTCTCGCCTCTGGGCCCCTGGTTCCGGCGCCGTGTGAGCTTCCGCCCTGCTGGTCAGCGTCGCTGTACGGATGTCTCCATCAACGCCGTTCCATCAGCCTCGCTGTCGAGTTTCCGCAGAATCAGCCCTTCTCGCAATGCCCAGGGGCAGATATCTACGCTTTCGACATCGAGAGCCTTCATGCTCGCCTCAGCTACCAGGGCGCCGGCCACGATCTGCGGCGCCCGCTCAGCACTCACCCCTTCCAACTCCGCACGGTCAGCCGCGGTCATCCTAGAGATGAATGCTATGAGCTGCCTTAAGCCGGTGGCTGTGACCGTCCGCTTGACCGTCGGACCTGCCCCGGAGGGCGCGGCGCCGGTGAGGCGGGCCAGCGAACGGAACGTCTTGGACGTCGCTACCGCCAAGTCCGGGTTGCCTGCCTTGAGCATCTCGGCACCGGCGTCGGCCAACTCGGTCGCCAGCCAGTCGCGCAGCATGGCGACGCGGCGACGGCCGGGCGGATCGTCGGGCAGCCACTCGCGAGTCAGCCTGCCCGCGCCGAGCGGCAGCGAGAGCGCCACCTCAGGCTCCTCGTCGACACCGTTCGACAACTCCAACGAGCCGCCGCCGATGTCGATGTTGATGATGCGGCCGGCGCTCCAGCCGTACCAGCGACGCACGGCAAGGAACGTCAGCCTGGATTCGTCGACCCCGCTGAGCACCTGCAGTGCTACCCCGGTCTCGGCGTGCACCCTGGCGAGCAGTTCTTCGGAGTTCTTGGCGTCGCGCACGGCCGAGGTGGCGAATGCCATCAGCTCGGCGCAGCCCGAACTCGCGGCGATCTTGGCAAGCTCGTCGAGGGTGCCGATCAATTTGTCGGCGCCCTTGCGGGTGAGTTTTCCGTTGCCGTCGATCGCCTCGGCGAGGCGCAGCGCGGCCTTGGTGGAGCTCATGGGCGTCGGATGGCCGCCGCGACGCGCGTCCACCACCAAGAGATGGACGGTATTGCTGCCGACATCCAGCACGCCTAATCGCACACATACAACGTAGTGGGTTTACCGTTGAATACTGTGAGCGCATCGCATCCCGGTGAGGTTGAACTCGACTTTGCCCGTGAGTGGGTTGAGTTTTACGACCCAGACAACCCTGAGCACTTGATTGCGGCGGATATGACGTGGCTGCTGTCGCGGTGGACGTGCGTGTTCGGCACGCCCGCCTGTCAGGGCACCGTGGAAAACCGGCCCGACGACGGATGCTGCTCGCACGGCGCCTTCATGTCCGACGAGAACGACATCGCCCAACTCGATGACGCCGTCAAACTGCTGACCGACGAGGATTGGCAGTTTCGGGACAAGGGGCTCGGTAAGAAGGGCTACCTCGAGATGGACGAGTATGACGACAAGCCCAATCTGCGCACCCGAAAGTACAAGGGCGCCTGCATCTTTCTGAACCGGCCCGGCTTCCCCGGCGGCATCGGCTGCGCCCTGCACAGCAAGGCGCTCAAGATCGGCGTCGAACCGTTGACCCTGAAGCCGGAGGTCTGCTGGCAGTTGCCGATCCGCCGCACCCAGGAATGGGTGGAACGACCGGATGGCACCGAGGTGCTCAAGACGTGGATCACCGAGTACGACCGCCGCGGCTGGGGTGAGGGCGGTGAAGATCTGCACTGGTACTGCACGGGCGATCCCAATGCGCACGTCGGCAAGAAGCAGGTGTGGGAGTCCTACGCGCCGGAACTCACCGAACTGCTTGGCGAGAAGGCCTACGCCGAGCTCGCCGCGATGTGTAAGCGACGCAGTGGTTTAGGGCTGATCGCGGTGCATCCCGCGACGCGTGCAGCCGAATGACCGATCCACTCGACTCTTCGCGCGAGCGCTCATCACTCTTCTTCTTCCGCCTGACGCCCCCGCGGGCGGATTTCGCTCAGACCATGACGCCCGCCGAACAGCAGGCCATGGCCGCCCACCAGGAGTACTGGCAACAGCTGCTCCGCGACGGCCGGGTGGTGGTCTACGGTCCCGTCGCCCAACCCGAAGGGGTGTGGGGACTGGGCGTGCTGCGCGCCGCCGACCGCGCCGAGGTGCTGGCCATCGCCGAGAGAGACCCCTCAGTCACCGCCGGTGTCAACACCTTTGAGGTGTTCGAAATCATGGACGGCGTTACCGGCTGAGCCGCATTCTCAGCCCTCGAGTTTGTATCCCAGGCCGCGGACAGTGACGAGGTGCACAGGGTTGGCAGGGTCGGACTCGATCTTCGACCTCAGCCGCTTCACATGCACGTCAAGGGTTTTCGTGTCACCGACGTAGTCGGCACCCCACACGCGGTCGATGAGCTGACCACGCGTGAGCACTCGACCGCTGTTGCGCATCAGATACTCGAGCAGGTCGAACTCCTTGAGCGGCAACGTGATGAGAACACCGTTGACCGACACGACGTGCCGCTCGACATCCATCCGCACCGGGCCGGCCTCGAGCACGCCGTCGCCGATGCCCGGGTCGTCATTGTCGTTGCCGCGACGCAGCACCGCGCGGATACGGGCAATCAGTTCCCGGGCGGAGTACGGCTTCGTGACGTAGTCGTCGGCGCCGAGCTCGAGTCCCACCACCTTGTCGATCTCGCTGTCACGTGCCGTCACCATGATGACGGGAACGCTTGAGCGCGAACGCAATTGCCTACATACATCGGTGCCGCTCATCCCCGGTAGCATCAGATCCAACAGGACGATGTCTGCACCGGCCCGCTCGAACTCAGCCAGGGCCGACGGCCCGTCGGCCACTACGGTGGCCTCGAAGCCCTCCTTGCGCAGGAGAAAGGCCAGGGGATCGGCCAAGGACTCCTCGTCCTCCACGATCAACACGCTGGTCATTGTCTAGCTAGTCCTCTCGTTCGACGTGCACTTCTAGGTCATCGTCACCCTGGGGATACGCCGGAATCGACAGGGTGAACGTCGATCCTGTTCCCGGCTGACTCCACAGCCGAATGGATCCGTTGTGATTGGCGGCGACGTGTTTGACGATCGCCAATCCGAGCCCGGTGCCGCCGGTGGCGCGGGAGCGCGCCTTGTCGACGCGGAAGAACCGTTCGAATACCCGCTCCTGATCTGTGCTGGCGATCCCGATACCTCGGTCGGTGACGGCGATTTCGATGTTGTCGCCGCGGCGGCGCCTGCTGATCGACACCGACGAACCGTGGGGCGAGTACGCGATCGCGTTGGACACCAGGTTGGCGATCGCGGTGACCAACAGTGTCTGGTCACCGAGCACGCGGAATCCGGTCGGCGCATCGGTGGTGATCGCGATGTCAGCACTGTCGGCGGCCACCTTGTATCGCGACAGCGCCTCGGCCACCACGGTGTCGACGTCGACGGACTCGAGGTCGGGCAGCGGTTCGGCGCCCTGCAGTCGCGACAGCTCGATCAGCTCGCCCACCATGTTGGCCAGCCGACTCGACTCGGTGAGCATCTTCTGCGCGAACCGGCGCACCGTCTCGGGATCGTCCGAGGACGCCAGCACCGCCTCGGCGAGCACACCCATGGCGCCGACGGGTGTCTTGAGCTCGTGGCTGACGTTGGCGACGAAATCGCGACGGGTCGCCTCCATCCGGGCGTGCTCAGACTGGTCGTCGACGTAGACGACCGCGAACCGGCGATCCTGCTCGGTCAGCAGGCGGACGTGGCCGCGAACCGACAGGCCCGAGCGGCCGGGGTGGGCGCGCTTACGGGGCGACAGGTCGACCTCGCCGTCCTCGCCCGTGGTCAGCGTGCGTTCTGCCGCCAGCCATGCGCGGTCGTCGAGCAGCCGGTCACGCACCAGACCCAGTTCGCGGGCCCGGTCATTCGTGTAGACCACGTCACGGTAGGTGTCGACCACAACGATCCCGACCGGCGACTGCGATACGACGTGGGCCAGCATCTGCGAGACGGTGATACCGGTCTGCGCCGTCGCCCGCCGCTGCCTGCGCTCCATCAGGCGAGGTACCAGCCCCGCCCCGAGCGCCACACCGATCACCAGGGTGAGCAGCGCGGCGAGGGCTGCGATCAGCGTCGCCGTTACCACACTCACGCGAAAATCGTACGCACCCGGTGAACGTCATCCCAGCAGCGTGCGGCCAAAACGCGACAAGTCACAGAAGGAATCGGCGAAATTCGGGCCCCGGCTTTCCGCTGTTAACCCACCGTTTGCCGGATCGACTGTTTCGTCGTTTTACTTCGCGCCCTGCGCAGCAACCGCGGCTGCGCCTGCCGCCGCGGCCTCGGGGTCCAGGTAGGTGCCTCCGGCGACCGTCGGCTTGAGATCGGAGTCCAGATCGTAGCGAAGGGGAATGCCGGTCGGGATGTTGAGGCCGACCACGTCTTCGTCCGACATTCCGTCCAAGTACTTCACCAGCGCGCGCAACGAGTTGCCGTGCGCGGCGATCAGCACGGTCTTGCCGGCCGCAAGGTCGGGAACGATGGTCTGTTCGAAGTACGGCACGAACCGCTCGACGACGTCGGAGAGGCATTCGGTCAACGGTCCGCCGCCGATATCGGCGTAGCGCGGATCGGTGTCCTGGCTGTACGTGCTGCCGGCCTCGATCGGCGGCGGCGGCGTGTCATAGCTGCGCCGCCACTTCATGAACTGCTCTTCGCCGTACTTTTCCTTCGTCTCGGCCTTGTTGAGGCCCTGCAGGGCGCCGTAGTGCCGCTCGTTGAGCCGCCAGTCGCGGTGCACCGGGATCCAATGGCGGTCGGCCGCATCCAGCGCCAGATTCGCGGTGGTGATCGCCCGGCGCAGCAGCGATGTGTACAGCACGTCGGGCTGGCGGTCGAGTTCGGCCATCAGCTCGCCGGAGCGCACCGCCTCGGCCCTGCCCTTCTCGGTGAGATCAACGTCGACCCAGCCGGTAAACAGGTTCTTCGCGTTCCACTCGCTCTCACCGTGACGGAGCAGGATCAGCGTGGAGTCTCCCATGGCAGAGAGACTAGTCGGAGGCGTCCTCATCGGCTGTGCCGTTCCCGC is part of the Mycolicibacterium tusciae JS617 genome and encodes:
- a CDS encoding sensor histidine kinase produces the protein MSVVTATLIAALAALLTLVIGVALGAGLVPRLMERRQRRATAQTGITVSQMLAHVVSQSPVGIVVVDTYRDVVYTNDRARELGLVRDRLLDDRAWLAAERTLTTGEDGEVDLSPRKRAHPGRSGLSVRGHVRLLTEQDRRFAVVYVDDQSEHARMEATRRDFVANVSHELKTPVGAMGVLAEAVLASSDDPETVRRFAQKMLTESSRLANMVGELIELSRLQGAEPLPDLESVDVDTVVAEALSRYKVAADSADIAITTDAPTGFRVLGDQTLLVTAIANLVSNAIAYSPHGSSVSISRRRRGDNIEIAVTDRGIGIASTDQERVFERFFRVDKARSRATGGTGLGLAIVKHVAANHNGSIRLWSQPGTGSTFTLSIPAYPQGDDDLEVHVERED
- a CDS encoding Ppx/GppA phosphatase family protein; translated protein: MRLGVLDVGSNTVHLLVVDARRGGHPTPMSSTKAALRLAEAIDGNGKLTRKGADKLIGTLDELAKIAASSGCAELMAFATSAVRDAKNSEELLARVHAETGVALQVLSGVDESRLTFLAVRRWYGWSAGRIINIDIGGGSLELSNGVDEEPEVALSLPLGAGRLTREWLPDDPPGRRRVAMLRDWLATELADAGAEMLKAGNPDLAVATSKTFRSLARLTGAAPSGAGPTVKRTVTATGLRQLIAFISRMTAADRAELEGVSAERAPQIVAGALVAEASMKALDVESVDICPWALREGLILRKLDSEADGTALMETSVQRR
- a CDS encoding YciI family protein, translating into MTDPLDSSRERSSLFFFRLTPPRADFAQTMTPAEQQAMAAHQEYWQQLLRDGRVVVYGPVAQPEGVWGLGVLRAADRAEVLAIAERDPSVTAGVNTFEVFEIMDGVTG
- the regX gene encoding two-component sensory transduction protein RegX is translated as MTSVLIVEDEESLADPLAFLLRKEGFEATVVADGPSALAEFERAGADIVLLDLMLPGMSGTDVCRQLRSRSSVPVIMVTARDSEIDKVVGLELGADDYVTKPYSARELIARIRAVLRRGNDNDDPGIGDGVLEAGPVRMDVERHVVSVNGVLITLPLKEFDLLEYLMRNSGRVLTRGQLIDRVWGADYVGDTKTLDVHVKRLRSKIESDPANPVHLVTVRGLGYKLEG
- the proC gene encoding pyrroline-5-carboxylate reductase; amino-acid sequence: MARIGIIGGGSMGEALLSGMLRAGRQVKDLVVAEKDPGRAKYLSEKYSVLVTTVEDAVDTATYVIVAVKPFDVEGLVAEIADAAARAETDTAEKVFVTVAAGVTAAFYENKLPAGSPVVRVMPNAPVVVGGGVSALAPGRFATAEHLKEVSAIFDAVGGVLTVPESQLDAVTAVSGSGPAYFFLMVEALVDAGVAAGLPRSVSTDLVVQTMAGSAAMLLERLDEAQPSGDVAGTFLGSAIDTTAAQLRATVTSPGGTTAAGLRELERGGLRAAVASAVEAAKTRSEQLGITSQ
- a CDS encoding thioesterase family protein, coding for MSSSTLFTDAMVLTSAGDGAYDGELNEHWTIGEKVHGGAMLALCANAARTEHAGDVQPIAISGNFLWAPDPGPMRVHTTVRKRGRRVSLIDVELNQGDRVAVRASVTLGEPEHHVPPLLSVNPVVPLMQPEPPPGLEPIGPGHRMADIVHLAHGCDIRPSLTTMEPRSDGGPPVIEYWVRPKGVAPDVLFALLCGDVSAPVTFGVNRFGWAPTVQLTAYLRALPADGWLRVLCTTVQIGQDWFDEDHIVVDCEGHIVVQSRQLAMVPPAQ
- a CDS encoding phosphoglyceromutase, with the protein product MGDSTLILLRHGESEWNAKNLFTGWVDVDLTEKGRAEAVRSGELMAELDRQPDVLYTSLLRRAITTANLALDAADRHWIPVHRDWRLNERHYGALQGLNKAETKEKYGEEQFMKWRRSYDTPPPPIEAGSTYSQDTDPRYADIGGGPLTECLSDVVERFVPYFEQTIVPDLAAGKTVLIAAHGNSLRALVKYLDGMSDEDVVGLNIPTGIPLRYDLDSDLKPTVAGGTYLDPEAAAAGAAAVAAQGAK
- a CDS encoding helix-turn-helix domain-containing protein, yielding MTSMNGPSGRDSASGKRDSAGSGASDGQPPRAQFLTVAEVASLMRVSKMTVYRLVHNGELPAVRVGRSFRVHAKAVHDMLESSYFDAG
- a CDS encoding 30S ribosomal protein bS22 — encoded protein: MGSVIKKRRKRMSKKKHRKLLRRTRVQRRKLGK
- a CDS encoding sugar phosphate isomerase/epimerase family protein; the encoded protein is MRPAIKVGLSTASVYPLRTEAAFEYAATLGYDGVELMVWAETVSQDIDAIAELSERYEMPVLSVHAPCLLISQRVWGANPIPKLERSVRAAEQLGAQTVVVHPPFRWQRRYAEGFSDQVAELEASSDVLVAVENMFPFRADRFFGAGQTSIERMRKRGGKPGPGISAFAPSYDPLDGNHAHYTLDLSHTATAGTDAVDMANRMGEGLVHLHLCDGSGASADEHLVPGRGTQPTVEVCEMLAASNFSGHVILEVTTSGARSAGEREALLAESLQFARANLLR